Proteins from a single region of Stappia sp. ES.058:
- a CDS encoding phage tail protein: MSEPFIAEVRIFAGNFAPRSWAFCNGQLLPVSQNTALFSLIGTTYGGDGRSTTALPNLEGRAPMHPGRGPGLTSRRLGQRGGVETVTLTEAQMPNHNHTLRAVNTDPADITTPTSTTSYAFSDSGNAYSLNQPNSTMAEQMLPSAGGSQAHNNMQPYLTMNFIIALQGLYPSRS; this comes from the coding sequence ATGTCCGAACCGTTCATTGCCGAGGTTCGCATTTTCGCCGGCAATTTCGCGCCCCGCAGCTGGGCCTTCTGCAATGGCCAGTTGCTCCCCGTCTCGCAGAACACGGCGCTGTTTTCCCTGATCGGCACCACCTATGGCGGCGACGGGCGCTCGACCACGGCGCTGCCGAACCTGGAAGGGCGGGCGCCGATGCATCCCGGCCGCGGTCCCGGTCTGACCTCGCGGCGGCTCGGCCAACGTGGTGGCGTCGAGACGGTGACGCTCACCGAGGCGCAGATGCCCAACCACAATCACACGCTTCGCGCCGTGAATACCGACCCCGCTGATATCACCACGCCGACCAGCACCACGTCATATGCGTTTTCCGACAGCGGCAATGCCTATTCCCTGAACCAGCCCAACAGCACAATGGCAGAGCAAATGTTGCCGTCGGCCGGCGGGTCGCAAGCGCACAACAACATGCAGCCCTATCTGACGATGAATTTCATCATCGCCTTGCAGGGGCTTTATCCGTCGCGCAGCTGA
- a CDS encoding phage tail protein yields MSEPFLAEIRMMGFNFAPRGWAFCDGQILPINQNQSLYSLLGTTYGGDGRTSFALPDLRGRTPIHVGRSNGGQFHTEGQKSGEETHTLAVNELPQHDHFVQADSASGMQASPTGHIFAGFPGGYADFSASSVTLRAGTVTNVGGSQAHENMQPYIAVNFCIAIQGLFPSRN; encoded by the coding sequence ATGTCTGAACCATTCCTCGCCGAGATCCGGATGATGGGGTTCAATTTCGCCCCGCGCGGCTGGGCATTCTGCGACGGGCAAATCCTGCCGATCAACCAGAACCAGTCGCTCTATTCGCTGCTCGGCACGACCTATGGGGGCGACGGGCGCACGAGTTTCGCCCTTCCCGACCTGCGCGGCCGCACCCCGATCCATGTCGGGCGCTCGAATGGCGGACAGTTTCATACCGAAGGCCAGAAGAGCGGCGAGGAAACGCACACGCTCGCCGTCAACGAACTGCCGCAGCACGATCACTTCGTGCAGGCCGACTCGGCCTCGGGTATGCAAGCTTCACCGACGGGACATATCTTCGCCGGTTTCCCGGGTGGCTACGCGGATTTCAGCGCGTCGAGCGTGACGCTGCGCGCGGGCACGGTCACCAACGTGGGAGGCAGTCAAGCGCATGAGAACATGCAGCCCTACATCGCGGTAAACTTCTGCATCGCGATCCAGGGCCTGTTCCCCTCGCGCAACTGA
- a CDS encoding phage tail protein, producing the protein MSEPFVGEIRMFAGNFAPRGWAFCDGQLLAVSQNDALFSLLGTIYGGDGRTTFGLPDMRGRLPIHAGHGPGLSERRLGAKAGSEKVTLTVNQIPSHGHPARADTAIGTESSPAGNVTATSTAVDIYFDGTANSNMSSNAITHTGGSRSHTNLMPFLCVHFIIALFGIYPSRH; encoded by the coding sequence ATGTCCGAACCTTTTGTCGGTGAAATCCGGATGTTCGCGGGCAATTTCGCCCCGCGCGGCTGGGCGTTTTGCGACGGGCAATTGCTCGCGGTCAGCCAGAACGACGCGCTGTTTTCCCTGCTCGGCACGATCTATGGCGGCGACGGCCGCACGACCTTCGGCCTGCCGGACATGCGCGGTCGCCTGCCGATCCACGCCGGGCACGGACCCGGCCTGTCGGAACGCCGGCTCGGCGCCAAGGCTGGCTCGGAAAAGGTCACTCTTACCGTCAACCAAATACCGAGTCACGGACATCCCGCTCGCGCAGATACAGCGATCGGAACGGAGAGCAGTCCCGCCGGCAACGTTACGGCAACGTCGACAGCGGTCGATATCTATTTCGACGGGACCGCGAACAGCAACATGAGCTCCAACGCGATCACCCACACCGGCGGCAGCCGGTCGCACACGAACCTGATGCCGTTCCTGTGTGTTCACTTCATCATCGCGCTCTTCGGTATTTATCCGAGCCGGCACTGA